The genomic region CCTGATCGCAAAAATCGACGACCTCAAAGCCCGCGCCAAAACTCGCGACACGATGCGCTACCCGCGCGCATTTAAAGATGATGCGGTCGAGCTGGTATCCGAGCTTAGCGAGCAGGGGTGGACGCAGCAGGCCATCGGCGAAGCATTGGAGATCCCCTGGGTTACGTTAAATCGGTGGCGCGATGCTGCGACGCCCGGAGAGGAACAAGCTGAGAACTTCCGGCCAGTTACTCTTTCCGAGCCCAAGACTCAACCCGCCCTTGTCTCACCGTCCGGCTGGCGCATCGAGGGATTGAGCGTGGCGCAGCTTATCGAGGTGGCGAGGCGGCTGCCGTGATTGGCTCGACGCGAAACGTGCGGGTGTGGGCGTATCCAAAGCCCTGTGACCTGCGAAAAGGTCATAACGGCCTGAGCGGGCTGGTGACTACGGAGTTTGAGGCCGACCTTTTGAGTGGTGATTTTTTCATCTTCTGCAACCGCCAACGCACCCTCTGCAAAGTGCTTTTGTGGGACGGCACGGGCCTGTGCATCTACAACAAACGGCTGGAGAAAGGACGTTTCGCCAGGCTCTGGCGCGAGCCGCAGGAGGATGAGATCAGGCTTACGGCCTCGGAGCTTTCGCTCTTTCTGGAGGGCT from Lujinxingia sediminis harbors:
- the tnpB gene encoding IS66 family insertion sequence element accessory protein TnpB (TnpB, as the term is used for proteins encoded by IS66 family insertion elements, is considered an accessory protein, since TnpC, encoded by a neighboring gene, is a DDE family transposase.) is translated as MWAYPKPCDLRKGHNGLSGLVTTEFEADLLSGDFFIFCNRQRTLCKVLLWDGTGLCIYNKRLEKGRFARLWREPQEDEIRLTASELSLFLEGCTLVGKERLSPPEFIP